GATTATTCACACAATGCACACTtttgataataatatttttgtaaACGTAAATTTGTTCATTCAGTCTTGTGTGATCATTTCAATAATGGTTGTTTCTACAATCCTTCTAACTGGGACCACGGACCAGGTAACTAGGGCAGCTGCTGTTCTCTTGTTTAAAGGTTGATTATTTAATTCCGTCTTATTTTACTACCCATTTCCATACGTAGCAGGTCTTGTTAAATATCAACCTTTGTGGTATATTCACACAGTGTTTTGATCATTTCCTTACGTGCTTCTCCGCTGAAGCAGCTCTCCGTGCTGTTCTGACATTGGACGTTGCTTCCGAACAGACACGTCCCCAATATTCCAACAGGACACTGACGACAAGTCAGGCATTGTGCTGTTCAAGGAAAAATAGAGAAATGAAATATGCCATTATCAGATTTAAAGTGAGGAAACTCTCTCATAAAGTTATCAGTATCAGGGCATCTGTGCTAGTTTCTGCTGAACCCCTTCACCAATACCTCGGTAGCTCCTCCATTACGTGTTGTACCTGACTTTTATGAAGTGCAAAATGGTAGTTTTACAGTTGGGGGTGCAGTAATTTCCATTAGTCTGATGTATTTAAGGCAATTAAATAATATGTGGGCtacttttttttgctgcttctTGTATATTTCACACTCTACATTTATAAATACTCTGGACTTTATCTGCTCTCTTCAGATGCTGAAGTGCCTTCTGTTGTCTCAGCACCTGAACTCTgtacaataaagttgaatctaatctaatcaatGGTCAGATGAATGACAGCATAAAATTCATTATATTCTATAACAATGATAATTTGAGCAAATAAAGGAATTAATTATACCTATTCATAAATCCTCAAATGCTGCATTGAGGTCTTTTTTATTAGTAAGTTATTTTTTACCATACCTGTAGCGACGAAGGCACCCAAGAGGATCGCTGCTTTCCAAATGTTATTCATCTTTCTTGAGGGTTAAAAGGCAAACGGATTTCTTCAAAAAATGAACTTCACGTTCTAATTACCTGCTTCCAAgagctttttaaaagaaatgaggtTGTCAGGGAGGACCTACTGAATGACGACAGGCAAGAATGCTGTTTTCCAGGTTTTGGTGTTCTGATTAAGTTAGGAGGAAGTCTGGGTTTGAACACCATCCTCAGACATTCAACTCCTTGATGATTTCACGGTTTCAGCACAAAtagatctgttttttttgcgtgactagtttcattattaaaatgatcaaatgggTTTAATGCAGTTGAACTATTCGTTTGTGGTAGTtacaggtttttattttattttctatttcatttcatttgcatTCAACTGGCCTGGCTTAGAGCCTACAACAATGGCCAATCACCACCACTTTTTAATGATTGCGAACAACACCCCAGTAATTAAAATAATCCCTTTTGTTTCCTTCAAGCGCTCCAAACAGCCAACAGGGCGCTGCTCAAAGCAGCAGCGAGCGGGAGCTGCGTGGATGGGGCTCCGTTGCAGCGGTCAGTGCTGCAGCAGGTCCTGGTCATGGTGTACCCGGCGGTCAGGAGGGCTCCAGAATCGGTTTGGTTGCACAGAGACGAAACCGTGCAGCCTCGAGTCTGCAGGGTCATCACACGACTGATGTTGAAGGCTGAAGGAGGGGATCAGAGGGAGTTGTTAAAAGGTCTTACACAGAAACCCGGGCGTTGGTACTTTGTGTGCGTCTGGGAAACGTAGTGGAAGGTGGAAGACCTACATGGATCCTGTGAAGCGGAAATACCCAGGTCCTGATTTAAAAGTTTCCATTAAAGCCACAGTATTAGTGACCCAGTACCCAaactggccacacacacacacacactaacatgcGATTTATGTTAAGTATCGCATAGCATAGTATGTTGAGTTTTTATACGGGGGAAGTATGTCGACGTTCTCAATTGCCCCAAAATGCATTTCAGCTCTTCAGGCTGTCCAATGGCAGACTGTGAGGCCGAGAGTTTAAATAACTAAACATGGGACAATAATAACAGGAATAACACGGCCACGGGTAAAGCCGGTTGTCgtcaaatgatatatatatatatatatatatatatattgtatgtcTGTTGGTGTCATTAGAGGGTTTGTTTGCTTCAGTCATGAGTTCGTGACTCATGACAATGACATGACAACAATGGTTtgaggcggcagcagcaggctgctgaGTCACCGTAACATAAACACAGGTTTCACT
This genomic interval from Pungitius pungitius chromosome 17, fPunPun2.1, whole genome shotgun sequence contains the following:
- the LOC119219411 gene encoding sperm acrosome membrane-associated protein 4: MLIKSEMLKFIWVCAALMAISVTGESLTCNTCRMGFAGKCLYRSTAKCMGNETHCYTGELAFNISRVMTLQTRGCTVSSLCNQTDSGALLTAGYTMTRTCCSTDRCNGAPSTQLPLAAALSSALLAVWSA